One genomic region from Bubalus bubalis isolate 160015118507 breed Murrah chromosome 12, NDDB_SH_1, whole genome shotgun sequence encodes:
- the PFN4 gene encoding profilin-4 produces the protein MSHLQNLLLDTLLGTKHVDSAALIKLQERSLCVASPGFSVMPSDVRTLVNGFAKNPLKTRREGLYFKEKDYKCVRADDYSLYAKNENTGVIVVKTHLYLLVATYSEGMYPSVCVEATEKLGDYLRRKGN, from the exons ATGAGCCATTTGCAGAACTTACTGTTAGATACACTCCTGGGAACAAAGCATGTGGACAGCGCAGCCCTCATCAAACTCCAGGAGCGGAGCCTATGTGTAGCATCACCAGGATTTAGt GTAATGCCCAGTGATGTCCGAACACTTGTAAATGGGTTTGCCAAGAACCCTTTGAAAACCAGAAGAGAAGGATTGTATTTCAAGGAGAAGGACTACAAATGTGTCCGGGCAGATGACTATTCTCTTTATGCCAAGAAT gAAAACACTGGTGTGATTGTTGTGAAGACCCATCTGTATCTTCTGGTGGCAACTTACTCTGAAGGCATGTATCCTAGTGTCTGTGTGGAAGCCACAGAGAAGTTGG